From Synergistaceae bacterium, one genomic window encodes:
- a CDS encoding sugar kinase produces the protein MAEIITMGELLVEIMRPSEDIPLYKSDYFRGPFPSGAPGIFISTAARLGHSTAIISGVGQDDFGENILRRLKLDGVDVSRVLISDKGNTGIAFVTYFADGERKYLFYMDNSPCIMAKAPENMAGFEDTKFMHVMGCSLMSDINFAGEILKTVNMMRDNGVKISFDPNVRLEMLRDKSVLNILQEVFNKSSILMPGVSELKMFTGIENIDSAIKKVFDNPALEILVLKNGSKGSQIYTRNGLEVSQPIYKVIQEDATGAGDSYDAAFICGIIEGKTLEESAKMGAAAGALNAAAFGPMEGKITPAAIKRMIS, from the coding sequence ATGGCAGAAATTATAACAATGGGCGAGTTACTTGTCGAAATCATGAGGCCAAGTGAAGATATACCGCTTTATAAGTCAGATTATTTCAGAGGCCCCTTCCCTAGCGGCGCACCGGGGATTTTCATAAGCACAGCGGCAAGATTAGGACATTCTACGGCAATTATAAGCGGAGTCGGACAAGATGATTTCGGCGAAAATATTTTACGAAGACTCAAACTTGACGGCGTTGATGTAAGCAGGGTGCTTATATCTGATAAAGGCAACACGGGAATAGCTTTTGTTACTTATTTTGCGGACGGTGAGAGAAAATATTTATTTTACATGGATAATTCACCGTGCATTATGGCCAAAGCTCCGGAGAATATGGCAGGCTTTGAAGACACAAAATTTATGCATGTAATGGGCTGTTCGTTGATGTCTGATATAAATTTTGCGGGTGAAATTCTTAAAACTGTAAACATGATGAGAGATAACGGCGTAAAAATCAGCTTTGATCCAAATGTAAGGCTTGAAATGTTACGCGATAAATCCGTGTTAAATATTTTGCAGGAAGTCTTTAATAAATCGTCAATACTTATGCCAGGCGTATCAGAATTAAAAATGTTTACAGGCATTGAAAATATTGACTCTGCTATAAAAAAAGTATTCGATAATCCCGCGCTTGAAATCTTAGTGTTAAAGAACGGCTCAAAGGGTTCACAGATTTATACGAGAAATGGACTCGAGGTCTCACAGCCGATCTATAAAGTTATACAGGAAGACGCAACGGGAGCAGGAGATAGCTATGATGCTGCTTTCATATGCGGAATCATTGAGGGGAAGACTTTAGAGGAATCTGCAAAGATGGGAGCTGCTGCAGGAGCACTAAATGCCGCCGCTTTTGGTCCAATGGAAGGAAAAATCACCCCCGCCGCAATAAAAAGAATGATTAGTTAA
- a CDS encoding class II fructose-bisphosphate aldolase, with protein sequence MALEKVSTILKMADDANTSAIGFNCNDYTMAYSVVAVAEELNKPAIVMLYPPDNYEGNCCGLKSFAATVHELASQVKVPIGLHLDHCSDFDYILRAVQAGFTSVMYDGSMLPVEENIRLTKRVVDAAHALGADVEAELGHVGFAANQDQDDKDLYTKPEVAAAFCEQTGVDSVAVAIGSAHGVYLTTPKLDLTRLDAINSATNTPLVLHGGSGIPHDQLEEAFKRGINKFNVGTEYFRLYYDSLREYAAEFGDKGNMQKIPSYVQEHMKAYLRQKLQLSKF encoded by the coding sequence ATGGCACTTGAAAAAGTAAGTACTATTCTCAAAATGGCCGATGATGCTAACACGTCTGCTATTGGCTTTAACTGTAATGATTACACTATGGCATATTCAGTCGTTGCTGTAGCTGAAGAGTTAAATAAACCTGCTATTGTAATGCTTTATCCGCCGGATAATTACGAGGGGAATTGCTGCGGGTTAAAGAGTTTTGCGGCAACTGTTCACGAACTCGCAAGTCAAGTTAAAGTTCCCATCGGTTTACATCTTGATCACTGCAGCGATTTTGATTATATTCTCCGTGCTGTTCAGGCAGGTTTTACGTCTGTTATGTATGACGGCTCAATGCTTCCCGTTGAAGAAAATATCAGATTAACAAAACGAGTTGTAGATGCTGCTCATGCTCTGGGAGCTGATGTTGAGGCAGAATTAGGCCATGTAGGTTTTGCGGCTAATCAAGATCAGGACGACAAGGATTTATACACAAAGCCCGAAGTTGCAGCCGCATTCTGTGAGCAGACAGGAGTAGATTCTGTTGCAGTCGCTATAGGAAGCGCACACGGTGTTTATCTCACAACGCCTAAATTAGATTTAACACGTTTAGACGCAATTAATTCAGCAACAAATACGCCGTTAGTGTTACATGGCGGGAGCGGGATTCCTCATGACCAGTTAGAAGAGGCTTTCAAGCGGGGGATTAATAAATTTAACGTCGGAACAGAATATTTCAGGCTTTATTATGACAGTTTACGCGAATATGCGGCAGAGTTCGGCGATAAAGGCAATATGCAGAAAATTCCCAGTTATGTACAAGAGCACATGAAGGCATATTTACGTCAGAAATTACAGCTCAGTAAATTTTAA